The following are encoded in a window of Acidimicrobiales bacterium genomic DNA:
- a CDS encoding DUF4230 domain-containing protein: MAVLTRERERAARVGAPEREPRRRRRPVAVAAVAILAFLGADRFLDLLPSFPNPFATETVDRTGPAVLKAVEDLSRYQAASGNFQVVVDLEKDARYMPDFIRGERTLFVAAGRVDAWVDFTGIGSGAITVSPDGESVTVTLPHAQLSDAHLDTEASRVVARERGLLDRLGGVFSDTPTGERQLFLLAEDKLEAAARDAGVVDRAEENTRAMLESMLGSLGFERVTVVFGDPAA; this comes from the coding sequence ATGGCCGTCCTCACGCGCGAGCGGGAGCGGGCCGCCCGCGTGGGGGCACCCGAGCGCGAGCCGCGGCGCCGGCGCCGCCCGGTGGCGGTGGCGGCCGTGGCGATCCTCGCGTTCCTCGGCGCCGACCGCTTCCTCGACCTCCTCCCCTCGTTCCCCAACCCCTTCGCCACCGAGACGGTGGACCGGACCGGTCCGGCCGTGCTCAAGGCGGTGGAGGACCTGAGCCGCTACCAGGCGGCCTCGGGGAACTTCCAGGTCGTCGTCGACCTGGAGAAGGACGCCAGGTACATGCCCGACTTCATCCGGGGCGAGCGGACGCTCTTCGTCGCCGCCGGCCGCGTCGACGCCTGGGTGGACTTCACCGGCATCGGCTCGGGCGCCATCACCGTGTCGCCCGACGGCGAGTCGGTCACCGTCACCCTGCCCCACGCCCAGCTCTCCGACGCCCACCTCGACACCGAGGCCAGCCGGGTCGTGGCCCGGGAGCGGGGCCTCCTCGACCGCCTCGGAGGCGTCTTCTCCGACACCCCGACGGGCGAGCGCCAGCTGTTCCTCCTGGCCGAGGACAAGCTGGAGGCGGCGGCCCGCGACGCGGGCGTGGTCGACCGGGCCGAGGAGAACACCCGGGCCATGCTGGAGAGCATGCTCGGCTCGCTCGGGTTCGAGCGGGTGACGGTCGTGTTCGGCGACCCCGCCGCCTGA
- a CDS encoding phage tail protein has protein sequence MPPFTVNPHRFDPYKRHKFRVRWDGRYVAGVSRVGPLRRVTEVVEHRSGADPTTTRKSPGRTEFAPLVLERGVTHDPEFEQWADRAWRLGAGLGMEAALRNFRKDLVVELLNEAGQVVLSYKVYRCWVSEYEALPVLDAADDGVAFERIVVQNEGWERDRDVAEPAEP, from the coding sequence GTGCCGCCGTTCACCGTCAACCCCCACCGGTTCGACCCCTACAAGCGCCACAAGTTCCGGGTGAGGTGGGACGGCCGGTACGTGGCGGGGGTCAGCCGGGTGGGTCCGCTGCGGCGGGTGACCGAGGTGGTGGAGCACCGGTCGGGGGCCGACCCGACCACGACCCGGAAGTCGCCGGGCCGCACCGAGTTCGCCCCCCTCGTGCTGGAGCGGGGCGTCACCCACGACCCCGAGTTCGAGCAGTGGGCCGACCGGGCGTGGCGGCTGGGCGCCGGCCTCGGCATGGAGGCGGCGCTGCGCAACTTCCGCAAGGACCTGGTCGTGGAGCTGCTGAACGAGGCCGGCCAGGTCGTCCTGTCGTACAAGGTGTACCGGTGCTGGGTCTCGGAGTACGAGGCCCTGCCCGTGCTCGACGCCGCCGACGACGGCGTCGCCTTCGAACGGATCGTCGTCCAGAACGAGGGCTGGGAGCGGGACCGGGACGTCGCCGAGCCGGCCGAGCCGTAG